The proteins below come from a single Panicum hallii strain FIL2 chromosome 7, PHallii_v3.1, whole genome shotgun sequence genomic window:
- the LOC112900776 gene encoding protein ALP1-like, protein MAEQYLRPTNPNFPTVHKRIRNDKRAYPHFKDCIGALDSTYIRVSVSPDEQVRYIGKTGIPTQNVLAVCDFDMRFTYVAAGQPGSYHDTSVLYHAFEVDEDHFPHPPEGKYYVVDAGYPNRPGYLAPYKGERYNLPEWHRGMEPNSPKEKFNRVHSSVRNIIERTFGLWKMKWQILYKMPKYTMHTQKKIVAATMVLHNFIREHSSGDVDFANFDRDPNFVPTIPDRYNKYAVSPHASDDSTTEASFLTMDGFRDRIATSLSLDWN, encoded by the coding sequence ATGGCTGAACAGTACTTGAGACCAACCAATCCTAATTTTCCCACCGTCCACAAGAGGATTCGGAATGATAAAAGAGCATATCCACACTTCAAGGATTGCATTGGTGCACTTGATAGCACTTATATTCGTGTCTCTGTTTCACCAGATGAACAAGTCAGGTACATTGGAAAGACGGGCATTCCAACTCAAAATGTGCTTGCtgtttgtgattttgatatGCGTTTCACCTATGTGGCTGCTGGTCAACCGGGGTCTTACCATGACACAAGTGTATTGTACCATGCATTTGAGGTAGATGAAGATCACTTCCCACATCCTCCAGAAGGAAAGTACTATGTTGTAGATGCGGGCTATCCTAACCGCCCGGGATACTTGGCTCCATACAAAGGTGAAAGATATAATTTGCCCGAGTGGCATAGAGGTATGGAACCTAATAGTCCAAAAGAGAAGTTCAATCGGGTGCACTCGTCTGTTCGTAACATTATTGAGCGGACATTTGGACTATGGAAGATGAAATGGCAAATATTGTACAAAATGCCTAAATATACCATGCACACACAAAAAAAGATTGTTGCTGCCACTATGGTCCTccacaatttcattcgtgagCACTCAAGTGGTGATGTGGATTTTGCTAACTTTGATCGAGATCCTAACTTCGTGCCTACAATCCCTGATAGGTACAACAAGTATGCAGTGTCACCACATGCCTCTGATGATTCAACAACTGAAGCAAGCTTTCTTACCATGGATGGATTTCGTGATAGAATAGCGACATCTCTTTCTCTAGATTGGAATTAG
- the LOC112899377 gene encoding L10-interacting MYB domain-containing protein-like, with protein sequence MPLGHPPAPTLRTARGSPTSARAAAARAAAPAPRRSAARSPPTSRGSAERTKRPADDEELDRELAGVYKLLDAVCRGNHPNTYLNSVGYAEVEKGMKDRLGIEVSKLQIKNKWDKLKEDFKAWKKLLLRQTGTGWCPIKGTIVMDDEWWKKARADIPGCGKFRKQGLQNEEELQVCFGSIISIGTDHWSPHIASAEE encoded by the exons ATGCCGCTCGGCCACCCGCCCGCCCCCACGTTGCGCACCGCCCGCGGCTCGCCCACCTCCGCGCGGGCGGCCGCTGCTCGCGCAGCCGCCCCGGCGccacgccgctcggccgcccgCTCGCCCCCCACGTCGCGCGGCTCAGCCGAGCGGACCAAACGGCCGGCGGACGACGAGGAACTTGACCGCGAATTGGCTGGCGTGTACAAGCTACTTGATGCGG TTTGTAGAGGGAATCATCCCAACACGTATTTGAATTCGGTTGGGTATGCTGAAGTTGAGAAAGGGATGAAAGATAGACTCGGTATTGAGGTGAGCAAGCTGCAAATTAAAAACAAATGGGACAAGCTGAAAGAAGATTTCAAGGCATGGAAAAAATTGTTGTTGAGGCAAACAGGAACAGGTTGGTGTCCTATAAAGGGCACCATCGTTATGGACGATGAATGGTGGAAGAAAGCTAGAGCG GACATTCCAGGTTGTGGAAAATTCAGGAAACAAGGACTCCAAAATGAAGAGGAACTACAAGTGTGTTTTGGTAGCATCATTAGTATTGGTACAGATCATTGGTCTCCGCATATAGCGAGTGCTGAGGAATGA